A stretch of Triticum aestivum cultivar Chinese Spring chromosome 1D, IWGSC CS RefSeq v2.1, whole genome shotgun sequence DNA encodes these proteins:
- the LOC123160339 gene encoding uncharacterized protein: MDVARVAPWKRRKKTRAAAPATATAATDTLPGDVVIEILVRVADAATLFRCAVACKPWLVLVADRAFLHRRWPDGPGQPSLVGFFAQQRRHTSQVVSADPLAGPRSPAFVPAPRSPLGSFVSSAMASQDMDGAGMLDDAVPLTLREGLLLVRLAPCGGAPAVGTGQTVVQLAVCDLFTGTCDALPPLECNTSSSINNCAILTDADRSSHKRRRSPSPLPGRSSLLKVLAIVFDPDTSYYYLCTFSSTKSTWSEPTPCFSKTALRITDGSAAVCRGTAHWFACDGWESCRTLGVSTSTGRPSSTEVYIPQGRYDFGLYITPWLGAAMDDTLSLFHLHGGCRSLHVWTRHGRHNVNWSHSKEIELRPPEQKAICEDVQCLCADQGSGMLLVMDRLERVYIVDLQTGGVDEVTEQFQRLELQTVVPFEMDWQTFFFSRLEGHKEEENKKKKGGSNAEDRDDVPALSTTPSLGLPRPCHALADILLAQWVVVRWYVLFSGLDHVVEVFDVGCDAA; the protein is encoded by the exons ATGGACGTCGCTCGCGTTGCGCCGTGGAAGAGGCGGAAGAAGACGAGGGcagccgcccccgccaccgccaccgccgccaccgacacgCTCCCGGGAGACGTGGTGATCGAGATCCTCGTGCGCGTGGCCGATGCCGCCACCCTCTTCCGTTGCGCCGTGGCGTGCAAGCCATGGCTGGTCCTCGTGGCTGACCGCGCCTTCCTCCACCGCCGCTGGCCGGACGGGCCGGGCCAGCCCTCTCTCGTCGGCTTCTTCGCTCAGCAGCGGCGCCACACGTCGCAGGTCGTCTCCGCGGATCCTCTTGCCGGCCCCCGCTCGCCGGCGTTCGTACCTGCGCCGCGATCGCCGCTCGGCTCCTTCGTCTCCAGCGCCATGGCCTCCCAGGACATGGACGGCGCTGGCATGCTTGACGACGCGGTGCCGCTCACGTTGCGCGAGGGCCTCCTCCTCGTGCGCCTCGCCCCGTGCGGCGGCGCCCCGGCCGTCGGCACAGGCCAGACCGTCGTCCAACTGGCGGTCTGCGACCTGTTTACCGGCACGTGCGACGCGCTACCCCCGCTGGAATGCAACACCTCCTCCAGCATCAACAACTGCGCCATTCTAACCGACGCGGACCGGAGCTCGCACAAACGACGCCGGTCGCCATCGCCATTGCCGGGCCGCTCATCCCTGTTGAAGGTGCTGGCCATCGTCTTCGACCCCGATACGTCCTACTACTACCTCTGCACTTTCTCGTCCACCAAGTCGACCTGGAGCGAGCCGACGCCGTGCTTCAGCAAGACGGCGCTCAGGATCACAGATGGCAGCGCCGCCGTGTGCCGCGGCACGGCACACTGGTTCGCTTGCGACGGTTGGGAGTCCTGCCGCACGCTCGGTGTCAGCACCAGCACTGGCCGTCCGTCATCGACAGAGGTTTATATTCCACAGGGCCGCTACGACTTCGGCCTTTACATCACACCCTGGCTCGGCGCCGCCATGGACGACACACTCTCCTTGTTTCACCTGCACGGTGGATGCCGCTCGCTGCATGTCTGGACACGCCATGGACGGCACAATGTGAACTGGTCCCACAGTAAGGAGATCGAGCTAAGACCGCCGGAGCAGAAGGCGATTTGCGAGGACGTGCAATGCCTGTGCGCTGACCAGGGGAGCGGCATGCTGCTCGTCATGGATCGCCTCGAGCGCGTGTACATTGTCGATCTCCAAACTGGAGGGGTGGACGAGGTAACGGAGCAATTTCAGAGACTCGAACTGCAGACTGTCGTGCCCTTTGAGATGGATTGGCAGACTTTCTTCTTCTCTCGTCTGGAGGGCCACAAAG aagaagaaaataagaagaagaaggggggaagCAACGCCGAAGACAGAGATGATGTGCCGGCGCTCTCGACGACGCCTTCTCTAGGTCTGCCTAGGCCCTGCCATGCACTTGCCGACATCCTCTTGGCGCAATGGGTGGTGGTACGTTGGTATGTATTGTTCTCGGGTCTTGATCATGTTGTAGAGGTCTTCGATGTTGGTTGTGACGCAGCTTGA